The following are from one region of the Leptospira harrisiae genome:
- a CDS encoding ATP-binding protein, whose protein sequence is VKGDSNRISQILFNLLSNAFKFTNNGQVSLTLSLENNQYFVFKVKDTGIGMTEEKISKLFIRFYQAHDSNQIFQRGTGLGLAISKKLVELMNGSISVKSTLGMGSEFVFKIPLIISTSTNLENFQFTQTKGQFQNLKVLIIDDVQENLLIVKKFLEKEVFHINLSAGGYEAVSMYEENLFDIVLMDIQMPTLNGFELLKIFRKIDSDRFKFTPIIAFTANVTLEEQREIDDAGFSGFLSKPVSKKEIFDKFIDVLK, encoded by the coding sequence TTGTTAAGGGTGATTCAAATCGAATATCACAAATTTTATTTAATTTGCTGAGTAATGCATTTAAGTTTACCAATAATGGACAAGTTAGTTTAACACTTAGCTTGGAAAATAATCAGTACTTTGTTTTTAAAGTCAAAGATACTGGAATTGGGATGACCGAGGAAAAAATTAGTAAATTATTTATAAGATTTTACCAAGCTCACGATTCGAATCAAATTTTTCAAAGAGGTACTGGTTTAGGCTTAGCAATTTCTAAAAAACTAGTTGAACTTATGAATGGTAGTATCTCCGTCAAAAGTACATTAGGAATGGGATCAGAATTTGTATTTAAAATTCCATTAATTATTTCTACCTCTACCAATTTAGAAAATTTTCAATTCACACAAACAAAAGGGCAATTTCAAAATTTAAAAGTGCTAATCATTGATGATGTCCAAGAAAATTTGCTTATTGTAAAAAAATTCTTAGAAAAAGAAGTGTTTCATATAAATCTTTCTGCAGGTGGTTACGAAGCAGTTTCTATGTATGAAGAGAATTTGTTCGATATTGTTTTAATGGATATTCAAATGCCCACTTTAAATGGATTCGAATTACTAAAAATTTTCCGCAAAATAGATTCTGATCGATTTAAATTCACTCCAATAATAGCTTTTACTGCTAATGTGACTTTGGAGGAACAACGTGAAATAGATGATGCAGGATTTAGCGGTTTTCTATCAAAACCAGTTTCAAAAAAAGAGATATTTGATAAATTCATTGATGTATTAAAGTAA
- a CDS encoding KpsF/GutQ family sugar-phosphate isomerase, with translation MKEKDTISIVKQALDDEISSLVHFRDQLDPSVKDCIDLILKSKGKVIVTGVGKSGDIAKKISHTLSSTGTSAYFLHPTDASHGDSGIVGPDDVVLAIGKSGESEELNYILPTLRKIGAKIVGITANPKSKLASLSDVVIITPVLKEACPLDLAPTSSTTIALVLGDAIAVALMELKNFQANDFALYHPAGRLGKRLSLYLSDVMRKGDKNASIPIDANLETILKEITEKGIGATGVVDSNSKLVGLITDYDIRKFLTKNTLSPTVTAKEMMNANPSSFLPDEKAYDVLIKMEGRERPISVAPVVDEKGLFVGMISLHDLLQKGL, from the coding sequence ATGAAAGAAAAAGATACTATCTCAATCGTAAAACAAGCACTAGATGATGAAATATCATCTCTCGTTCACTTTCGTGACCAATTGGATCCATCCGTAAAAGATTGTATTGATCTAATTTTAAAATCAAAAGGAAAAGTAATTGTTACAGGTGTTGGCAAATCGGGCGATATTGCTAAAAAAATTTCCCATACACTTTCCTCTACCGGAACCTCGGCTTATTTTTTACATCCAACGGATGCTTCACACGGAGACTCTGGAATTGTTGGACCCGATGACGTGGTTCTTGCCATTGGCAAAAGTGGAGAATCTGAAGAATTAAATTATATTTTACCTACACTCCGTAAAATTGGAGCAAAGATAGTAGGAATCACTGCCAATCCCAAGTCAAAATTAGCCTCCCTTTCCGATGTGGTCATCATCACACCAGTTCTAAAAGAAGCCTGTCCTTTGGATTTAGCACCTACATCCAGTACAACTATCGCTTTAGTCCTTGGGGATGCCATAGCTGTAGCACTTATGGAATTAAAAAATTTCCAAGCCAATGATTTTGCTTTATACCATCCAGCAGGGAGGCTTGGAAAACGTCTTTCCCTCTATTTATCAGATGTTATGCGAAAAGGTGACAAAAATGCTTCAATTCCAATCGATGCAAATTTAGAAACCATTCTAAAAGAAATCACTGAAAAAGGAATTGGTGCCACAGGCGTAGTTGATTCCAATTCTAAACTAGTTGGATTGATTACCGATTATGATATCCGAAAGTTTTTGACTAAAAATACTCTCTCACCGACTGTTACTGCAAAGGAAATGATGAATGCAAATCCGAGCAGTTTCCTACCTGATGAAAAAGCATATGATGTTTTAATCAAAATGGAAGGTAGGGAGCGGCCAATATCTGTGGCACCAGTTGTGGATGAAAAAGGATTATTTGTGGGAATGATCTCCCTTCACGATTTATTACAAAAAGGACTTTAA
- a CDS encoding 2Fe-2S iron-sulfur cluster-binding protein: protein MVKIKIDGVEYEVDEKKNLIDATKEVGVEIPYFCYHPALSIVGMCRMCLIEIEGVPRLQAACNTPVKEGMGIVTKSDRVIEARAGTMEFLLANHPLDCPVCDKAGECRLQDNAFGSGSGHSRFEFDKRNIPQEEIGTNLIINHNRCIVCYRCVRFEEEKVGQSNLGLFERGNHSIIGLAKSEPIDHNYQGALADICPVGALLNNKTLFKSRVWWYKSHKSVCHGCSTGCNVTTNVRDNKMYRYMVRENYEQGMFFLCDKGRFDLDWMNENRLHSYLEAGNPSTSKEVLSKISDRMKAAKSIAVLGGAHESNETLESLKKGFELISRELGGKSIQWESRVTEAQNKDTEQVDFLLTKDNHPNTKGAVDLGITTTSGISGIISAVKSGAIDLVIVLKESIPEGIDPSKVIVFDTNLTDAAKNASLAAPIQIFAESAGSFTNKTGLKQNFEQSLNPIKGLESSAGVVNLIFQKLTEKVEASVGNR, encoded by the coding sequence TTGGTTAAGATAAAGATAGACGGAGTCGAATACGAAGTCGACGAAAAGAAAAACCTCATCGACGCCACAAAAGAAGTAGGAGTCGAAATCCCTTACTTTTGTTACCACCCAGCACTCAGCATTGTCGGTATGTGCCGCATGTGCCTGATTGAAATTGAGGGTGTTCCGCGTTTACAAGCGGCATGTAATACTCCTGTAAAAGAAGGAATGGGAATTGTTACTAAATCAGACCGAGTGATAGAAGCTCGCGCTGGCACAATGGAATTTTTACTCGCAAATCACCCGTTAGATTGTCCCGTATGTGATAAAGCCGGAGAATGTCGTTTGCAAGACAACGCATTTGGTTCTGGTTCGGGACATTCAAGGTTTGAATTCGATAAAAGAAATATTCCTCAAGAAGAGATTGGAACCAATCTCATCATCAATCATAATCGTTGTATTGTTTGTTATCGTTGTGTTAGATTTGAAGAAGAAAAGGTTGGTCAATCCAATCTTGGACTTTTTGAAAGAGGAAATCATTCCATCATTGGCCTTGCAAAATCAGAACCAATCGATCACAACTACCAAGGTGCTTTGGCAGATATTTGTCCAGTGGGAGCACTCCTTAATAATAAAACATTGTTTAAGTCTCGAGTTTGGTGGTATAAATCACACAAATCAGTATGTCACGGATGTTCCACAGGTTGTAATGTAACAACGAATGTGCGAGACAATAAAATGTATCGTTATATGGTTCGAGAGAACTATGAACAAGGTATGTTTTTCCTTTGTGACAAAGGAAGATTTGATTTGGATTGGATGAATGAAAATCGCCTCCATAGTTATTTGGAAGCTGGTAATCCTTCTACATCAAAAGAAGTTCTTTCTAAAATCTCAGATCGAATGAAAGCAGCTAAGTCGATCGCCGTTCTTGGTGGAGCCCATGAATCCAATGAAACTTTAGAATCTTTGAAAAAAGGTTTTGAATTGATTTCACGTGAGTTAGGTGGTAAATCTATCCAATGGGAATCACGTGTGACTGAGGCTCAAAACAAAGATACCGAACAAGTGGATTTTTTACTTACAAAAGACAACCATCCGAACACAAAAGGAGCTGTCGACTTAGGTATCACTACCACTTCGGGAATTTCTGGAATCATTAGTGCTGTTAAGTCCGGTGCCATTGATTTGGTGATTGTTTTGAAAGAATCCATTCCTGAAGGAATTGATCCTTCTAAAGTGATTGTTTTTGATACCAATTTGACAGATGCAGCGAAAAACGCAAGTTTGGCGGCACCAATTCAAATTTTTGCAGAATCGGCAGGTAGTTTTACCAATAAAACCGGGCTCAAACAAAACTTCGAACAGTCTTTGAATCCAATCAAAGGATTAGAATCGTCTGCCGGTGTTGTGAATTTGATTTTCCAAAAGTTAACTGAAAAAGTGGAGGCATCCGTTGGGAACCGTTAA
- a CDS encoding UpxY family transcription antiterminator yields MSETNPPIEESAWYIVYTKPRAEKKLSELLKKYHLDNYLPIRKERKKWTDRFKWIQVPVLPSYIFVKIVFWRDKNKVLQLPGSHHFVFHKGQPATVTQDDLDQLENGLQKYADTLKVSPESVLGKGKTVRIINGALIGKTMEILKVKNKTLVVLRIPGIDAAVTYEIKVDDLAWEELIV; encoded by the coding sequence ATGTCCGAGACTAATCCCCCCATAGAAGAAAGTGCTTGGTACATTGTGTATACAAAACCCAGAGCGGAAAAAAAACTAAGCGAATTATTAAAAAAATATCATTTGGATAACTATCTCCCCATCCGCAAGGAACGAAAAAAATGGACGGATCGATTTAAGTGGATCCAAGTCCCTGTTCTACCTTCTTATATTTTTGTTAAAATTGTCTTCTGGCGGGATAAAAATAAAGTCCTCCAATTACCGGGTTCCCACCATTTTGTATTTCATAAAGGCCAACCAGCTACGGTGACCCAAGACGATTTGGATCAATTAGAAAATGGCCTTCAAAAATACGCAGATACATTGAAAGTAAGCCCTGAATCAGTTTTGGGAAAAGGAAAAACCGTCCGGATCATCAATGGAGCTCTGATTGGCAAAACAATGGAAATTTTAAAAGTTAAAAATAAAACCTTAGTGGTTCTTAGGATTCCAGGAATTGACGCTGCTGTTACTTATGAAATCAAAGTGGATGATTTGGCCTGGGAGGAATTAATTGTATGA
- a CDS encoding NuoI/complex I 23 kDa subunit family protein, which yields MGTVNIVNVAKKHQFSWYEKFYFWSIGKGLWITLKHFIKVALFNKQVTIEYPDKKRQYSTRFRGMHSMKRDEKGRERCTACFCCMWICPANAIHIEAAEVPTERQHLHPEDKFAKKFEINLLRCIFCGLCEEACPKGAIYLDGTGEMAADNREDLFLTKERMMEKTGGPILGQRV from the coding sequence TTGGGAACCGTTAATATAGTCAACGTCGCCAAAAAACACCAGTTTTCTTGGTATGAGAAGTTCTATTTTTGGTCCATAGGCAAAGGCCTTTGGATCACGCTGAAACATTTCATTAAGGTAGCTTTGTTCAACAAACAAGTGACCATCGAATATCCTGATAAAAAACGTCAGTATTCGACTCGGTTTCGCGGAATGCACTCCATGAAACGAGATGAAAAAGGTAGGGAACGATGTACTGCTTGTTTTTGTTGTATGTGGATTTGTCCAGCCAACGCGATTCATATCGAAGCGGCAGAAGTGCCAACGGAACGCCAACACCTCCATCCAGAAGATAAGTTTGCTAAGAAGTTTGAAATCAACTTACTCCGATGTATTTTTTGTGGTCTTTGCGAGGAAGCTTGTCCTAAGGGTGCGATTTACCTAGATGGAACTGGGGAAATGGCTGCCGACAACCGTGAAGATTTATTTTTAACCAAAGAAAGAATGATGGAAAAAACTGGCGGACCGATTCTCGGCCAAAGGGTTTAA
- the aroC gene encoding chorismate synthase, with amino-acid sequence MPSSWGKIFRVSTFGESHGTSVGVVVDGVPAGLPFPEEEIQKDLTRRRPGQNDLTTPRDEKDRMVVESGVFQGKTTGSPILMKVNNQNTIGSDYDEMAHVFRPSHADYTYSEKYGHRAHVGGGRSSVRETIGRVAAAGLARVILERELGISTVGWVDSIGTIDSDISESEYPISRDFVDNFPTRCPKQSSNDDMETLIRKLRDEGDSVGGVVKVAVRNLPPGLGDPVYDKLDADLAKAILSISACKGFEVGSGFSGTRQTGRVHNDEFYIEPGTGKVKTRTNNSGGIQGGISNGMDLILRAAFKPTSTIKIEQKTINDKKEETVLKAKGRHDACVLPRAVPIVEAVVNLVLVDAYLYQRALQPKWFMKYANLDSIPEQ; translated from the coding sequence ATGCCTTCAAGTTGGGGAAAAATTTTCAGAGTATCAACGTTTGGTGAGTCACACGGAACTTCTGTCGGAGTTGTTGTGGATGGAGTTCCTGCCGGCCTACCATTTCCAGAGGAAGAAATCCAAAAGGATCTAACACGCCGTAGACCAGGTCAAAATGATCTAACCACGCCAAGAGATGAAAAGGATCGAATGGTTGTGGAATCAGGAGTGTTCCAAGGTAAAACAACGGGAAGTCCCATTCTTATGAAAGTAAACAACCAAAACACCATTGGGAGTGACTACGATGAAATGGCACATGTGTTTCGGCCATCACATGCAGATTATACTTATTCAGAAAAATACGGACACCGCGCTCATGTGGGTGGGGGACGATCTTCCGTTCGAGAAACTATCGGAAGAGTTGCTGCCGCAGGACTTGCTCGTGTTATTTTAGAAAGAGAACTTGGAATCTCTACAGTGGGCTGGGTGGACTCCATTGGAACGATCGATTCCGATATTAGCGAATCAGAATATCCTATTTCAAGAGATTTTGTAGACAATTTTCCAACAAGATGTCCAAAACAATCGTCCAATGACGATATGGAAACTCTCATTCGCAAACTTAGAGATGAAGGAGATTCTGTTGGCGGAGTTGTAAAAGTTGCAGTTCGAAATTTGCCACCGGGATTAGGTGATCCCGTATACGATAAATTAGATGCTGATTTGGCAAAAGCGATTTTGTCTATTTCCGCTTGTAAGGGATTTGAAGTGGGTTCTGGATTTTCCGGGACACGCCAAACAGGCAGAGTTCATAACGATGAGTTTTATATTGAACCGGGAACTGGAAAAGTAAAAACAAGAACCAATAATTCTGGGGGAATTCAAGGTGGAATTTCAAACGGAATGGATTTGATTCTTCGAGCAGCATTCAAACCAACTTCTACAATTAAAATAGAACAAAAAACCATTAATGATAAAAAAGAAGAAACTGTTTTAAAGGCAAAGGGTCGCCATGATGCCTGCGTATTACCAAGAGCAGTTCCCATAGTAGAAGCAGTGGTAAATTTAGTGTTAGTTGATGCTTATCTTTACCAAAGAGCCTTACAACCAAAATGGTTTATGAAATACGCTAATTTAGATTCTATTCCAGAACAATAA
- a CDS encoding response regulator, whose amino-acid sequence MNRPKVYKVLLLEDDESSAKLLLHTLERYNFDVTHVVDGMSGLAKIRNNSYDLVISDVNMPYLDGISFLEKGKEMLKMTPVIMLTAVGEKDQVRRAALSHVTAYLLKPIANQALLEKIAQVLQLKPENIIDKKQFPLAVNVTELSISQMVLDIKGCPGKKSTEEIFDRFMLSLGGRGTFTNLRINLDNAFFYEVRSLQILDDLIAKILKQTNIRASSLFLDSEFFNNHVVDLQPYAYLTEVNIISK is encoded by the coding sequence ATGAATCGACCAAAAGTTTATAAAGTCCTGCTACTTGAAGATGATGAAAGTAGCGCCAAATTACTATTACATACTTTGGAAAGATATAACTTTGATGTCACGCATGTTGTGGATGGGATGTCGGGCCTTGCTAAAATCAGAAACAATAGTTATGATTTGGTGATTAGCGACGTCAATATGCCTTATTTGGATGGTATTAGTTTTTTAGAAAAAGGGAAAGAGATGTTAAAGATGACTCCTGTCATTATGTTAACCGCTGTTGGCGAAAAAGACCAAGTGCGAAGAGCAGCTCTCAGTCACGTCACTGCATATCTTTTAAAACCTATTGCAAACCAAGCCCTTCTCGAAAAAATCGCACAAGTTTTGCAGCTAAAACCAGAGAACATCATCGATAAAAAACAATTTCCATTGGCGGTCAATGTCACGGAACTATCTATTTCTCAAATGGTTTTGGACATCAAAGGTTGCCCGGGCAAAAAATCCACTGAGGAAATCTTTGATCGCTTTATGTTGTCCCTTGGAGGAAGAGGGACTTTTACCAATTTGAGAATCAATCTCGATAACGCCTTCTTTTACGAAGTCAGATCCTTACAAATTTTGGACGATCTCATCGCAAAAATTCTCAAACAAACCAATATTCGTGCTAGTTCTTTGTTTTTAGACTCGGAATTCTTCAATAACCATGTCGTGGATTTACAACCCTACGCATACCTTACCGAGGTAAATATAATTTCAAAATGA
- a CDS encoding Zn-ribbon domain-containing OB-fold protein — protein MSVTQTFTGTICNHCNFKFAEVLKGCPSCGSESTEKVDLKENGTIHSFTVVYVGFGHMATRAPYVLAIVQTEENVKLTTVIEGVTDFSTVKIGDKVRFKGTDEKIGPVFQY, from the coding sequence ATGAGCGTAACACAGACATTTACTGGCACAATTTGCAACCATTGTAACTTCAAATTTGCTGAAGTTTTAAAGGGTTGTCCATCCTGTGGCAGTGAATCCACTGAAAAAGTGGACTTAAAAGAGAATGGAACCATTCATTCGTTTACTGTTGTGTACGTTGGATTCGGCCATATGGCTACTCGTGCACCTTACGTTCTTGCGATTGTTCAAACCGAAGAAAATGTAAAACTGACGACGGTAATTGAAGGTGTAACTGATTTTAGTACGGTTAAAATTGGAGATAAAGTTAGATTCAAAGGTACCGACGAAAAAATTGGTCCCGTATTTCAATATTAA
- a CDS encoding SDR family oxidoreductase — protein sequence MKQTILITGASSGFGLIVATKLHEKGYHVIGTSRDPNKVKVPFRMLPLDIADDSSIKVFRNELFKHISHLDVLINNAGFYLSGLAEETSIEEGKRQFETNFWGTIKLTKELLPDFRKQKSGKIITVGSIMGLLNFPSASYYGASKHALEGFFKSLRFELNEFNVKVAMVEPMGFKTNIITNAVKSEIKIDDYNQYRGKIERFAKDLFGNAPEPTPVIDTLIKLVETKNPKFNHPVGKGASVILAIQHFAYKLFENSMIKNINRFKG from the coding sequence ATGAAACAAACAATTTTAATTACCGGCGCTTCCTCAGGTTTTGGTTTGATTGTCGCAACCAAACTTCACGAAAAAGGTTATCATGTCATAGGTACAAGTCGTGACCCAAACAAAGTAAAAGTGCCTTTCCGAATGTTGCCTTTGGATATTGCCGATGATAGTTCTATCAAGGTTTTCCGTAATGAATTGTTCAAGCATATTTCCCATTTAGATGTATTGATCAATAATGCCGGCTTTTATTTGTCGGGACTGGCAGAAGAAACATCCATTGAAGAAGGTAAAAGGCAATTTGAAACTAACTTTTGGGGAACAATCAAACTGACAAAAGAATTATTACCTGACTTTAGAAAACAAAAATCCGGTAAAATAATTACCGTTGGATCCATTATGGGTCTATTGAATTTTCCAAGTGCTTCGTATTATGGCGCTTCCAAACATGCGTTAGAAGGTTTTTTTAAATCATTACGTTTTGAATTAAATGAGTTTAATGTTAAAGTGGCAATGGTGGAACCAATGGGTTTTAAAACCAATATCATTACTAATGCTGTGAAATCTGAAATCAAAATTGATGACTACAACCAATACCGAGGTAAAATCGAAAGATTTGCAAAAGATTTGTTTGGAAATGCACCAGAACCAACTCCAGTGATCGATACTTTAATCAAATTGGTTGAAACTAAGAATCCAAAATTTAATCATCCCGTAGGGAAAGGTGCATCGGTAATTTTGGCAATACAACACTTCGCATATAAATTATTTGAAAATTCAATGATTAAAAACATCAATCGATTTAAGGGATAA
- a CDS encoding NADP-dependent oxidoreductase: MKAFQVTRYGKKEKLVLSEVPVPNINDNEVLVQIYATGINLLDSLIRNGDFKIFLPYKPPFTNGHDMAGVITKVGVNVSKFKVGDEVYARPSDFHIGTFAEFIAISENDLALKPNNISMEESASIPLVGLTSWQALVEITKVQKGQKVFIQAGSGGVGTFAIQLAKHLGAFVATTTSSANTELVKRLGADLIIDYKKEDFSTILKDYDLVLHSNRESKILHQSLQILKQGGTLISLTGPPTSEFAKKIGLGWSFQFLMSLLSMSVKRKAKKLNVNFEFLFMKADGNQLSEITNLIEAGKIRPVIDKEFPFEQTNEGISYIESGRTKGKVVVKVK, encoded by the coding sequence ATGAAAGCTTTTCAAGTAACACGTTACGGTAAAAAAGAAAAACTGGTACTTTCAGAAGTACCAGTTCCAAACATTAATGATAACGAAGTTTTGGTGCAAATTTATGCAACGGGAATTAATCTACTAGATTCATTAATCAGAAATGGTGACTTTAAAATTTTCCTTCCTTACAAACCTCCTTTTACTAACGGACATGATATGGCTGGTGTTATCACAAAAGTGGGAGTCAATGTTTCGAAATTTAAAGTTGGTGATGAAGTTTATGCAAGGCCTTCTGATTTTCACATTGGAACCTTTGCGGAGTTTATCGCTATTTCGGAAAATGATTTAGCATTGAAACCAAATAACATTTCGATGGAAGAATCCGCATCGATACCATTAGTTGGGCTTACTTCTTGGCAAGCATTGGTGGAGATAACAAAGGTTCAAAAAGGGCAAAAGGTATTCATCCAAGCTGGTTCTGGTGGAGTAGGGACATTTGCAATCCAACTAGCAAAACATCTGGGTGCCTTTGTGGCAACTACAACCAGTTCGGCAAATACGGAATTGGTGAAAAGACTTGGCGCTGATTTAATAATCGATTACAAAAAGGAAGATTTTTCAACTATATTAAAAGATTATGATTTGGTGCTACATAGTAACCGAGAGTCTAAAATACTTCATCAGTCTCTGCAAATTTTGAAACAAGGTGGAACACTAATTTCTCTTACGGGGCCACCAACCAGTGAATTTGCAAAAAAAATCGGCTTAGGTTGGTCTTTCCAATTTTTGATGAGTTTGTTAAGTATGTCGGTAAAACGAAAGGCAAAAAAGTTAAATGTTAATTTTGAATTTTTGTTTATGAAGGCAGATGGAAATCAGTTAAGTGAAATTACCAATTTGATTGAAGCAGGAAAAATTCGTCCAGTGATTGATAAGGAATTTCCGTTTGAACAAACCAACGAAGGCATTTCTTATATAGAGTCCGGGCGTACTAAAGGTAAAGTGGTTGTAAAAGTCAAATAA
- a CDS encoding acetyl-CoA C-acetyltransferase, whose product MGNSYIIDAVRTPRGKGKKRGTLASVHPQELAAATLKAIQSRTGIDPKTVEEVVMGCVSQVADQAACIARYAVMAAHWPKDVPGYTVNRFCGSGLQALNNVANHVASGAMEIGVGGGVESMSRVKMGDDMMGRDFNVGNDKIAAHYNLVPQGISADLIATKYDISREEADRFAESSQQKAHAAVQNGYFKKSVIPITLDDGTVVTEEENPRLESDYAFLSSLGPVFKTIGEKELDAIALRSYPEVTKINHIHTLGNSSGIVDGAAAILVTNDEGLKKYGLKPRAKILATVATGEDPTIMLTGPVSASQKALKQAGLTVKDIDLWEINEAFASVVLYVKKTLGIDESKINVNGGAIALGHPLGATGAILTGTVLDELERRDLRYGLITLCIGGGMGIATIIERLK is encoded by the coding sequence ATGGGGAATTCCTATATTATTGATGCTGTCCGAACTCCGAGAGGAAAGGGCAAAAAACGCGGGACACTTGCATCCGTCCACCCACAAGAATTAGCTGCTGCCACATTAAAAGCCATCCAATCACGTACCGGAATTGATCCAAAGACGGTTGAAGAAGTTGTAATGGGTTGTGTATCTCAAGTCGCTGACCAGGCTGCATGTATCGCACGTTATGCGGTTATGGCGGCACATTGGCCAAAAGACGTTCCTGGTTATACAGTAAACCGTTTTTGCGGATCTGGATTACAAGCCCTCAACAACGTTGCAAACCATGTTGCTTCTGGAGCTATGGAAATCGGAGTTGGTGGTGGAGTTGAATCCATGAGCCGTGTGAAAATGGGTGATGATATGATGGGACGTGATTTTAATGTTGGTAACGATAAAATTGCTGCTCACTACAACCTAGTACCGCAAGGTATTTCGGCTGACCTTATTGCAACGAAGTATGATATTTCTCGTGAAGAAGCAGATCGTTTTGCAGAATCTTCACAACAAAAAGCACATGCCGCAGTTCAAAATGGATACTTTAAAAAATCTGTGATCCCAATTACTTTGGATGATGGAACTGTTGTGACTGAAGAAGAAAACCCACGATTGGAATCAGATTATGCATTCCTTTCAAGCCTTGGTCCTGTATTCAAAACGATTGGTGAAAAAGAATTAGATGCAATTGCACTTCGTTCTTACCCTGAAGTAACAAAAATTAACCACATCCACACACTCGGAAACTCTTCCGGTATAGTGGATGGTGCTGCTGCGATTTTAGTAACTAACGATGAAGGACTCAAAAAATACGGTTTGAAACCACGAGCAAAAATTCTTGCAACGGTAGCAACTGGTGAAGATCCAACGATTATGTTAACTGGTCCTGTTTCTGCTTCACAAAAAGCATTGAAACAAGCTGGGCTAACGGTAAAAGACATTGACCTTTGGGAAATCAACGAAGCATTCGCTTCTGTAGTGTTATACGTAAAGAAAACACTCGGAATTGATGAATCTAAAATCAATGTGAACGGAGGAGCGATTGCTCTTGGACACCCACTCGGTGCCACTGGTGCGATCCTTACAGGAACTGTTCTTGACGAGTTGGAAAGAAGAGACCTTCGTTACGGACTCATCACTCTTTGTATCGGTGGCGGTATGGGTATCGCAACGATCATCGAAAGATTGAAGTAA
- a CDS encoding winged helix-turn-helix transcriptional regulator: protein MEKAKKRSECPLSCSLDIFGDKWSLLIIRDMMFFNKSTYGDFLKSEEGIATNILAARLQSLEENDLIEKTEHPTSKAKVLYQLTNKAIELLPILVEIQLWAEKYFEIPAEIKSQLKEVKKGKEEFMKVMTRKLKKQSS, encoded by the coding sequence ATGGAAAAAGCCAAAAAAAGGTCAGAATGCCCTCTCAGCTGCTCACTAGACATATTTGGCGACAAATGGTCTTTACTCATCATTAGAGATATGATGTTCTTTAATAAATCAACCTATGGTGATTTTTTGAAATCAGAGGAAGGGATTGCCACAAACATCCTGGCAGCAAGACTCCAAAGTTTAGAAGAAAACGACCTCATTGAAAAAACAGAACATCCAACTAGCAAAGCAAAAGTCCTTTATCAACTGACAAACAAAGCAATCGAACTTTTACCAATCCTTGTTGAAATACAATTGTGGGCAGAAAAGTATTTTGAAATTCCCGCAGAAATCAAATCTCAACTCAAAGAAGTGAAAAAGGGAAAAGAGGAATTTATGAAGGTCATGACACGGAAATTAAAAAAACAAAGTAGCTAA
- a CDS encoding LIC_10042 family TonB-like protein: MHILFEGPKYKALLIAFGFHLVLLFALLGYNLKRDIDSPFLKWKEGSSISTIQMQFSAGIGTTATSSSKNQSKEEGTKTTEDEITEFQNCLSYPALALEQKLEDVCVYRLTVKEDGSLEKIAVVTPCRYGVFDLQVRRQLADWQFQYSKGKEFVLPIRFRLDVRD; the protein is encoded by the coding sequence ATGCATATCCTCTTCGAAGGTCCAAAATATAAGGCTCTTTTGATTGCCTTTGGCTTTCACCTAGTGTTACTATTCGCTCTACTCGGTTATAACCTAAAAAGGGACATAGATTCTCCTTTTTTAAAATGGAAAGAAGGAAGTAGTATATCTACCATTCAAATGCAATTTTCTGCAGGAATTGGAACTACCGCGACTTCCTCTTCCAAAAATCAATCAAAGGAAGAAGGGACAAAAACCACAGAAGATGAAATTACTGAATTCCAAAATTGCCTTAGTTATCCTGCACTTGCCTTAGAACAAAAATTAGAAGATGTTTGTGTGTATAGGCTGACTGTCAAAGAAGACGGCTCCTTAGAAAAAATTGCAGTGGTCACCCCATGTAGGTATGGTGTCTTTGATTTACAGGTGCGTCGGCAACTCGCCGATTGGCAGTTCCAATATTCCAAAGGTAAAGAATTTGTTCTACCCATTAGGTTCCGTTTAGATGTCCGAGACTAA